A single window of Micrococcaceae bacterium Sec5.1 DNA harbors:
- a CDS encoding SDR family oxidoreductase, protein MTTTPLTHIPHDSGVPASARDFSVEGRVVIVTGAAQGIGRELARQFAAAGAVAVVADLAIDKAEAVVKEIHDAGGVGLAVKVNVADEASVTAMVDTVIQTWGRVDVLINNASIFASIDKGPFDEIPLEQWEHVLKVNITGTYLCVKAVAAHMRKAGFGRIINISSDAVTRGTVNYLHYVTSKSALIGMTNSLARELGSHGITVNCIRPGSVATEVERTVNPTAEVRERAASLQCIPRGMVPTDLVGIMFFLATPAAAFITGQTIACDGGYTHSS, encoded by the coding sequence ATGACGACGACACCCCTGACCCACATTCCCCATGACTCCGGCGTCCCGGCATCAGCGCGGGACTTCAGCGTCGAGGGGCGGGTAGTTATTGTCACCGGCGCAGCCCAGGGCATCGGGCGGGAACTGGCGCGCCAGTTCGCAGCAGCCGGAGCCGTTGCCGTCGTAGCCGACCTTGCCATCGACAAGGCCGAAGCAGTCGTGAAGGAAATTCATGACGCCGGCGGGGTAGGCCTGGCCGTCAAGGTGAACGTGGCCGACGAAGCGTCCGTCACCGCCATGGTCGACACCGTGATCCAAACCTGGGGCCGGGTCGACGTGCTGATCAACAACGCCTCGATCTTCGCGAGCATCGACAAGGGCCCGTTCGACGAGATCCCCCTGGAGCAGTGGGAACACGTACTGAAGGTCAACATCACCGGCACTTACCTCTGCGTCAAAGCAGTCGCTGCCCACATGCGCAAAGCCGGCTTCGGCCGTATCATCAACATCTCATCCGACGCAGTCACCCGCGGCACCGTGAACTACCTGCACTACGTCACTTCCAAATCAGCACTGATCGGCATGACCAACTCCCTGGCCCGTGAACTCGGCAGCCACGGGATCACCGTCAACTGCATCCGCCCCGGCAGCGTCGCCACCGAAGTCGAACGCACCGTCAACCCCACCGCCGAAGTCCGCGAACGCGCCGCGTCCCTGCAATGCATCCCCCGCGGAATGGTCCCCACCGACCTCGTCGGCATCATGTTCTTCCTCGCCACACCCGCCGCTGCCTTCATCACCGGCCAAACCATCGCCTGCGACGGCGGCTACACCCACAGCAGCTAA
- a CDS encoding aspartate/glutamate racemase family protein, with protein MPKKIAILHTSFVFVSVEPVINDLIAELIPDAEVMHFVDSDVLATVVREQGISRNSEARMTHLAQAAEAAGADIIFSACSSLGPALDVAAQNVRTPVVKIDEAMAIRAAREGNRIGVLATVPTTLGPTSDLIQAKADEIGRSITIEQRLCEGAFSVLMSGDREKHDAMITEQATDLAKNVDIIVLAQASMNRLAGVLQEKTKMTVLSSPRIGVDYLAQRVAELPA; from the coding sequence ATGCCAAAGAAGATCGCGATTCTGCACACAAGCTTCGTATTCGTATCCGTCGAGCCTGTGATCAATGACCTCATTGCCGAGCTCATCCCAGATGCTGAAGTCATGCACTTTGTAGACTCTGACGTTTTGGCCACAGTTGTGCGCGAGCAAGGTATTTCACGGAACAGCGAGGCGCGAATGACCCATCTTGCGCAGGCGGCAGAAGCAGCAGGGGCGGACATCATCTTCTCTGCATGCTCTTCTTTGGGACCGGCGCTGGACGTCGCGGCCCAAAACGTTCGCACCCCAGTGGTGAAAATTGACGAGGCGATGGCAATTCGCGCCGCCCGCGAAGGTAACCGTATTGGCGTCCTGGCCACCGTGCCCACCACGCTTGGTCCGACATCAGACCTGATCCAAGCAAAAGCCGACGAAATCGGGCGCAGCATTACGATCGAGCAGCGCTTGTGCGAAGGAGCGTTCTCAGTCCTTATGTCGGGGGACCGCGAAAAGCACGACGCCATGATCACTGAGCAGGCGACAGATCTTGCGAAAAACGTTGACATTATCGTTCTGGCACAAGCATCCATGAATCGACTTGCCGGCGTTCTTCAGGAAAAGACCAAGATGACAGTGCTGTCGAGCCCTCGTATAGGCGTGGACTACCTCGCTCAGCGCGTCGCGGAACTCCCTGCGTAA
- a CDS encoding class II fructose-bisphosphate aldolase, with the protein MRTRLDHLVTSALQHGSAVPAFTCYDFTTALAVVSAAEEAGRGVILMVAPKTAATPNGLRLLAALRGLADAADVPVAVQLDHASDLKLMADAVAAGADSVLADGSCFPYEENIALVVAARALLGPDVVLEAELGGLAGDEDRAFGADQSGVSVAGLTDSAQVESFVSRTGAELLAVAVGNVHGKYKGEPQLRWDVLQDIAVQTHIPLVLHGASGIPAEELVKAAAMNVGKVNFNTELRTGILGILQEQLPGHRADGENLQSLVGHWNITARKFAFSALDTLTR; encoded by the coding sequence ATGCGCACCCGACTCGACCACCTGGTCACCTCCGCCCTGCAGCACGGTTCAGCCGTCCCCGCCTTCACCTGCTACGACTTCACCACAGCGCTGGCAGTGGTTAGCGCGGCCGAGGAAGCAGGCCGTGGCGTGATCCTGATGGTGGCCCCGAAGACCGCCGCCACCCCTAACGGCCTGCGACTGTTGGCGGCGTTGCGGGGCCTGGCGGACGCCGCGGACGTTCCCGTGGCAGTCCAGCTGGACCACGCCTCAGACCTCAAACTGATGGCCGACGCCGTTGCGGCGGGGGCGGATTCCGTCCTCGCGGACGGTTCCTGCTTTCCCTACGAGGAAAACATCGCGTTGGTTGTGGCGGCCCGCGCGTTGCTGGGTCCCGATGTAGTGCTGGAAGCGGAGCTCGGTGGCCTCGCCGGAGATGAGGACCGGGCGTTCGGTGCTGATCAGTCCGGGGTCTCCGTGGCTGGTCTAACCGATTCTGCCCAGGTGGAAAGCTTTGTGTCCCGTACTGGCGCCGAACTGCTGGCGGTGGCTGTGGGCAACGTCCATGGCAAGTACAAAGGCGAACCCCAGCTGCGCTGGGATGTCCTGCAAGACATCGCGGTGCAGACCCACATTCCCTTAGTGCTCCATGGCGCGTCGGGCATCCCTGCGGAGGAATTGGTTAAGGCGGCGGCCATGAACGTGGGCAAGGTCAACTTCAATACCGAGCTGCGCACCGGCATCCTGGGCATCCTGCAGGAACAGCTACCAGGACACCGGGCCGACGGTGAGAACCTACAGAGTCTGGTGGGTCATTGGAACATCACAGCCAGGAAATTCGCTTTCAGTGCCCTGGACACCCTCACCCGCTAA